A stretch of the Gossypium hirsutum isolate 1008001.06 chromosome D07, Gossypium_hirsutum_v2.1, whole genome shotgun sequence genome encodes the following:
- the LOC107953847 gene encoding leucine-rich repeat receptor-like serine/threonine-protein kinase SKM1: MANKKGANAVVLFVFMFLINFVVSESHNGRELELLLSFKSSIVHDPSGFLSNWDPSATTFCQWHGITCNNLSHVETLDLSAKNLSGILVSSSVFNLPFVKTLNLPNNHLYGEIPPDIFFANSSLRYLNLSNNNFSGHIPNGFISGLVILDLSNNMFSGKIPREIGLFSGLKFLDLGGNVLLGKIPILISNITTLKYLTLASNELVGSIPHEIGKMKSLKWIYLGYNNLSGEIPKEIGVLTCLNHLDLVYNNLTGQIPSSIGNLKDLNYLFLYQNKLTGSIPDSIFGLKKLVSLDLSDNSLSGEIPELVAQLRNLEILHLFGNRFSGRIPNALTSLPNLQVLQLWSNRFSGQIPQSLGRYNNLTVVDLSTNNLSGRIPDGLCSSGRLFKLILFSNSLEGEIPRNLSTCTSLQRVRLQNNRLVGELSFTKLPLVYFLDVSNNNLSGNIGEQNWDMPSLEMLSLAGNRFSGKLLPHLLNAPKIEFLDLSGNEFSGTINPRFGTLTELMQLSLSENKLSGEIPEDLSSCKKLVRLDLSHNQLSGQIPSGLADMPVLGHLDLSENRLSGEIPAKLGQIESLVQVNISYNHLTGALPSTGAFLAIKESAVAGNDLCGGDTTSGLPPCKKLKNRANWWPFMACSFAGLLLLVITGFGFLFMRGRNNLEPKRVEKGDGSIWELQFFDPKVSKSVTMDDITLSLKESNVISRCKEGVSFKGKSVSNDLQIVVKEMHHVSSFTASFWSEITEFGKLQHPNLVKLIGKCRSDKGAYLVYEYVEGKLLSEILGNLSWERRWKIAIGTAKALRFLHSRCSPSVLVGDMSPERIIIDAKDEPRLQFIFPFVDNQPFLPSSYVAPEARENKKMNEKSDIYGMGLILIELLTGKTPADAEFKVQYSSMVEWARYCYSDCHLDMWVDPVIKSQASINNQNQIVAAMNLALHCTAGDPTARPCAADVFETLKSAFRTSSCLPSLNFSSPV; this comes from the exons ATGGCCAACAAGAAAGGAGCTAATGCAGTCGTGTTGTTCGTGTTTATGTTCTTGATCAATTTTGTTGTGTCTGAATCCCACAATGGTAGAGAACTTGAACTTCTTTTGTCTTTCAAGTCTTCAATAGTCCACGACCCTTCTGGTTTTTTATCAAACTGGGATCCTTCAGCCACCACCTTTTGTCAATGGCATGGCATCACTTGTAATAACCTGTCCCATGTTGAAACACTCGATCTTTCAGCTAAAAACTTGTCTGGGATTTTAGTTTCTTCGTCGGTTTTCAATTTACCTTTCGTTAAAACCTTAAATCTCCCAAACAATCACTTGTATGGTGAAATCCCACCAGACATCTTTTTTGCCAACTCTTCACTTCGGTACCTTAACCTTAGTAATAATAATTTCAGTGGCCATATCCCAAATGGTTTCATTTCGGGTCTTGTGATTTTGGATCTTTCAAACAATATGTTTTCCGGGAAAATCCCGAGGGAAATCGGATTATTTTCCGGTTTAAAGTTTCTTGACCTTGGTGGGAATGTTTTACTTGGGAAAATTCCTATCTTGATATCCAACATTACCACTTTGAAGTACTTGACTTTGGCTTCCAATGAATTGGTCGGTTCAATTCCACATGAAATAGGCAAAATGAAGAGTTTGAAATGGATATACTTGGGGTACAACAATCTCAGTGGtgaaattccaaaagaaataggTGTTTTAACATGCTTGAATCATCTTGATCTTGTTTACAATAACCTCACAGGTCAAATCCCATCTTCCATTGGTAACCTTAAAGATCTTAACTATCTTTTCCTTTACCAAAATAAGCTTACGGGATCGATCCCAGACTCCATTTTCGGCCTTAAAAagcttgtttctcttgatcttaGTGATAATTCATTATCCGGTGAGATACCGGAACTCGTAGCTCAACTTCGAAACTTGGAGATTCTCCATCTTTTCGGGAATCGATTTTCGGGTCGAATCCCAAATGCTTTAACTTCATTACCTAATCTTCAAGTTCTTCAACTTTGGTCCAACAGATTTTCAGGTCAAATTCCACAAAGTCTTGGAAGATATAATAATCTCACCGTTGTTGATCTTTCCACCAACAATCTCTCCGGTCGAATACCGGACGGACTTTGCAGCTCCGGTCGTCTTTTTAAGCTCATTCTTTTCTCGAATTCACTTGAAGGTGAGATTCCAAGGAATTTGAGCACTTGCACCAGTTTGCAACGAGTTAGGCTCCAAAACAACCGTCTTGTAGGTGAATTGTCCTTTACAAAGCTGCCATTAGTGTACTTCTTGGATGTCTCGAACAACAATCTTTCCGGCAACATCGGAGAGCAAAACTGGGATATGCCGTCGCTTGAGATGTTGAGTTTGGCCGGAAACAGGTTTTCAGGCAAGTTGTTGCCTCATTTATTGAATGCACCGAAGATTGAGTTCTTGGATTTGTCGGGAAATGAATTTTCAGGTACCATTAATCCACGTTTTGGGACCTTAACGGAGTTAATGCAATTAAGCTTAAGTGAAAACAAGCTGAGTGGTGAAATCCCGGAGGATTTATCTTCATGCAAGAAGCTTGTACGTTTAGATTTAAGCCACAATCAACTCAGTGGTCAAATTCCATCTGGCTTAGCCGACATGCCGGTTCTTGGTCATCTTGATTTGTCGGAGAACCGGTTATCCGGTGAAATACCGGCAAAGTTGGGACAAATTGAATCATTGGTTCAAGTGAATATCTCTTACAACCATTTAACTGGTGCTTTACCATCCACCGGGGCTTTTCTAGCTATAAAGGAAAGTGCGGTTGCCGGTAATGATCTTTGCGGCGGCGACACCACGAGCGGTTTACCGCCATGCAAGAAGCTTAAGAATCGAGCCAATTGGTGGCCCTTTATGGCTTGTTCTTTCGCCGGTTTACTGTTGCTTGTCATTACTGGGTTTGGATTTTTGTTCATGAGAGGAAGGAACAATTTGGAGCCTAAAAGAGTAGAAAAAGGAGACGGATCGATATGGGAATTACAGTTCTTTGATCCCAAGGTTTCGAAATCTGTAACAATGGATGATATCACACTTTCTTTGAAAGAATCAAATGTTATTTCTAGATGCAAGGAAGGCGTTTCATTTAAAGGGAAGTCCGTTTCAAATGATTTGCAAATCGTCGTCAAAGAAATGCACCATGTCAGTTCATTTACGGCGAGTTTTTGGTCTGAAATCACAGAATTCGGCAAGCTTCAGCATCCGAATCTCGTGAAATTAATCGGAAAATGCCGGTCGGACAAGGGTGCGTATTTGGTTTACGAGTACGTTGAAGGGAAACTTTTAAGCGAAATCCTTGGCAACTTAAGCTGGGAGAGGCGGTGGAAAATTGCTATCGGGACTGCGAAAGCTCTACGTTTTTTGCACTCTCGTTGTTCGCCGAGTGTACTCGTCGGAGACATGTCGCCGGAGAGAATTATCATCGATGCAAAAGATGAACCTCGGCTACAATTCATCTTTCCTTTCGTTGACAACCAGCCCTTCCTTCCTTCCTCCTACGTTGCACCAG aagctagagagaataaaaaaatgaatgaaaagagtGACATATATGGAATGGGTCTGATTTTAATAGAACTATTAACGGGAAAAACTCCGGCAGATGCTGAATTTAAAGTGCAATATTCAAGCATGGTGGAGTGGGCTCGTTATTGCTACTCAGATTGTCATCTTGATATGTGGGTTGATCCTGTTATTAAAAGCCAAGCATCCATCAACAACCAGAACCAGATCGTTGCCGCCATGAATTTAGCTCTCCATTGTACGGCCGGCGACCCCACTGCTCGGCCGTGCGCGGCTGATGTATTCGAAACCTTAAAATCTGCTTTCAGAACAAGTTCTTGTCTCCCAAGCTTAAATTTTAGTTCGCCTGTTTAG
- the LOC107953846 gene encoding homeobox-leucine zipper protein ATHB-8, translated as MMAVTSSCKEGNKIAMDNGKYVRYTPEQVEALERLYYECPKPSSMRRQQLIREYPILSNIEPKQIKVWFQNRRCREKQRKEASRLQAVNRKLTAMNKLLMEENDRLQKQVSQLVCEKSYFRQQSQQQAGLATTDTSCDSVVTSGHQHHLTPQHPPRDASPAGLLSIADETLTEFLSKATGTAVEWVQMPGMKPGPDSIGIVAISHGCTGVAARACGLVGLDPTRVAEILKDRPSWFRDCRAVDVINVLSTGNGGTIELLYMQLYAPTTLAPARDFWLLRYTSVLEDGSLVVCERSLNNTQNGPNVPPAANFVRAEMLPSGYLIRPCEGGGSIIHVVDHMDLEPWSVPEVLRPLYESSTLLAQKTTMAALRHLRQISQEISQPNVTGWGRRPAALRALSQKLSKGFNEAVNGFTDEGWSMLESDGADDITLLVNSSPGKIMGINLSYSNGFPSVGTAVLCAKASMLLQNVPPAILLRFLREHRSEWADSGIDAYSAAAIKAGPCSLPMSRGGSFGGQVILPLAHTIEHEEFMEVIRLENMGHYRDDMIMPGDIFLLQLCSGVDENAVGSCAELIFAPIDASFSDDALIIPSGFRIIPLDSGTDASSPSRTLDLASTLEVGTAGNQTTGDRSGRCGNSKSVMTIAFQFVYEIHLQENIAAMARQYVRSIIASVQRVALALSPSNFGSHAGFQSPPGSPEAQTLARWICQSYRCFLRMELLKHEGSESILKSLWHHTDAILCCSMKAPPVFMFGNQAGLDMLETTVVALQNVSLEKIFDENGRKALFAEFPQVMQQGFMCLQGGICLSSMGRAVSYERAVAWKVVNDEENAHCICFMFINWSFV; from the exons ATGATGGCGGTGACCTCATCCTGCAAAGAAGGGAACAAGATAGCAATGGATAATGGGAAATATGTGAGGTACACACCCGAGCAAGTCGAAGCTTTAGAACGTCTTTACTATGAATGTCCTAAGCCTAGCTCTATGCGTCGTCAACAGCTCATTCGTGAGTACCCTATCCTCTCCAACATCGAGCCTAAGCAGATCAAAGTTTGGTTCCAAAATCGCAG ATGTAGAGAAAAACAAAGGAAAGAGGCATCTCGTCTCCAAGCTGTAAACAGGAAGTTGACAGCCATGAATAAACTGTTAATGGAGGAGAACGATAGGTTACAAAAACAAGTTTCCCAACTTGTTTGTGAAAAAAGCTACTTTCGCCAACAGTCTCAACAGCAGGCGGGGTTAGCCACCACAGATACAAGCTGTGACTCAGTGGTGACAAGTGGTCATCAACACCATTTGACTCCTCAGCATCCTCCAAGGGATGCCAGTCCTGCAGG ACTTTTGTCTATTGCAGATGAAACTTTAACAGAGTTTTTATCAAAGGCCACTGGAACCGCTGTGGAGTGGGTCCAAATGCCTGGGATGAAG CCTGGTCCGGATTCTATTGGAATCGTTGCTATTTCTCATGGTTGCACTGGAGTGGCAGCACGTGCATGCGGGCTTGTGGGACTTGATCCTACCAGG GTCGCTGAAATCCTTAAAGATCGGCCGTCATGGTTCCGTGATTGCCGAGCTGTGGATGTTATAAACGTGTTGTCCACTGGAAACGGTGGGACCATTGAACTGCTTTACATGCAG CTCTATGCGCCAACAACTTTGGCACCAGCTCGTGACTTCTGGTTGCTGCGCTACACATCTGTTTTAGAAGATGGTAGTCTTGTG GTATGTGAAAGATCACTTAACAATACTCAGAACGGTCCGAATGTGCCGCCAGCAGCGAATTTCGTTAGAGCAGAAATGCTGCCTAGTGGTTACCTAATTAGGCCTTGTGAAGGCGGTGGATCCATCATTCACGTTGTTGATCACATGGATTTGGag CCCTGGAGTGTTCCTGAAGTGTTGCGCCCCCTCTATGAGTCCTCAACATTACTTGCTCAGAAGACAACAATGGCG GCTTTGCGTCATTTAAGGCAGATTTCTCAAGAAATATCTCAGCCGAATGTTACTGGTTGGGGAAGAAGACCTGCAGCTCTACGTGCACTCAGTCAGAAATTGAGCAA GGGCTTTAATGAGGCTGTTAATGGATTTACTGATGAAGGATGGTCTATGTTGGAAAGTGATGGTGCTGATGATATTACCCTCCTTGTGAACTCCTCTCCTGGCAAGATAATGGGTATAAATCTTTCTTACAGTAATGGATTTCCTTCGGTAGGCACCGCGGTTCTATGTGCCAAAGCATCCATGTTATTGCAG AATGTGCCTCCAGCAATACTTCTCAGATTCTTACGAGAACATCGATCGGAGTGGGCTGATAGTGGCATTGATGCTTACTCTGCTGCTGCTATCAAAGCTGGTCCCTGTAGTTTACCGATGTCTCGAGGTGGAAGTTTTGGTGGTCAGGTCATTCTTCCCTTGGCTCACACAATCGAGCATGAAGAG ttCATGGAGGTGATTAGGCTGGAAAATATGGGTCACTATAGAGATGACATGATCATGCCTGGTGATATCTTCCTTTTACAG CTGTGTAGTGGAGTTGATGAGAATGCAGTTGGAAGCTGTGCTGAACTCATCTTTGCCCCCATTGACGCTTCATTCTCCGATGATGCACTTATTATTCCTTCCGGTTTTCGCATCATTCCCCTCGATTCCGGAACG GATGCATCAAGTCCAAGTCGTACACTTGATCTTGCCTCCACACTTGAAGTTGGAACTGCTGGAAATCAAACAACCGGTGATCGTTCTGGTCGATGTGGGAATTCAAAATCAGTGATGACAATAGCATTCCAATTTGTGTATGAGATCCACCTTCAAGAAAATATAGCTGCTATGGCTCGACAGTACGTTCGTAGTATCATTGCCTCGGTTCAAAGGGTAGCATTGGCACTGTCTCCTTCCAACTTTGGCTCTCATGCTGGTTTTCAGTCACCTCCTGGTTCTCCTGAAGCACAGACACTAGCTCGTTGGATTTGTCAAAGCTATAG GTGCTTTCTAAGGATGGAACTGCTCAAACATGAAGGAAGTGAATCCATTCTAAAATCGCTTTGGCATCACACAGATGCAATTCTATGTTGCTCTATGAAG GCACCGCCGGTTTTTATGTTTGGCAATCAAGCAGGACTTGACATGCTTGAAACAACCGTGGTAGCCCTTCAGAACGTAAGCTTGGAAAAAATATTTGATGAAAATGGAAGAAAAGCCCTCTTTGCAGAGTTCCCACAAGTAATGCAGCAG GGTTTTATGTGCCTACAAGGTGGTATTTGTTTATCAAGCATGGGGAGAGCAGTCTCTTATGAGAGAGCAGTGGCTTGGAAAGTGGTAAATGATGAAGAAAATGCTCACTGTATCTGCTTCATGTTCATAAACTGGTCTTTTGTAtga
- the LOC107953844 gene encoding ultraviolet-B receptor UVR8: MESAAGTADDSGNMPHKVVAVAAGEAHTLALSGDGYVYSWGRGMFGRLGTGSESDEIFPVRVKFQNSELKLIAVAAGAYHSLALADDGSVWSWGYNVYGQLGLHGENSLAPQLMERFLELGSPGQSKDELETKSKAPFKICAVKAGGMTSLAIDNLGALWMWGNCPQENNNGDGSLTFVSCFTPTPVWDFHGHTVVKVACGNEHVVALVSAGERHKGDDLLCYSWGGNGHGQLGLGDTESRARPEIVGTFSQDIQWTVYEVACGAFHTALLTRKKRPSDTLESMCWTFGLGDRGQLGHGTTRSALVPEPVKELPQPVYLVSVDCGLFHTSVVSSAGDVWSWGMEKGLGLCPDASFTGTDSGDAISPLRIHGPKFNDPVQVSCGAAHTVLVAHDGYKLWSWGRGRSGVLGNGKTVDCFSPTIVLWPPLNEDFKQEELNQDDKIVDQKGSDGVSEMEKKLSLAMEEMKLLQSKLSTMERYASILHGSIFGKPFEVQDIPISLQNSGTFDIAREWENMLESSDRSGLVRLELFYRNMLTGVKDKILKKRIQELIKECLPSSAQGK; encoded by the exons ATGGAATCCGCCGCCGGGACAGCCGATGATTCCGGCAACATGCCGCACAAAGTTGTTGCGGTTGCCGCCGGTGAAGCTCATACTTTGGCTCTCTCTG GGGATGGGTACGTGTATTCATGGGGCAGGGGAATGTTTGGGAGACTCGGGACTGGTTCAGAATCCGACGAGATTTTCCCGGTTCGGGTCAAGTTCCAGAACTCAGAGCTTAAGCTTATAGCTGTCGCTGCTGGCGCTTAtcatagtcttgctcttgcag ATGATGGATCAGTTTGGTCTTGGGGTTATAACGTAT ATGGCCAACTTGGTCTACATGGGGAGAATTCTTTGGCACCTCAATTGATGGAGCGGTTTCTTGAATTGGGCTCCCCTGGTCAATCAAAAGATGAGTTAGAGACGAAGAGTAAAGCACCCTTTAAG ATTTGTGCAGTCAAGGCTGGAGGAATGACTTCTCTTGCTATTGATAATCTTGGAGCCCTTTGGATGTGGGGCAATTGTCCACAGGAGAATAACAATGGTGACGGAAGCTTGACATTTGTGAGTTGTTTTACTCCAACTCCTGTTTGGGATTTTCACGGCCATACTGTTGTTAAGGTTGCATGTGGAAATGAGCATGTTGTAGCCTTAGTCAGTGCTGGAGAAAGGCATAAAGGTGATGATCTCCTATGCTACTCTTGGGGTGGCAACGGCCATGGCCAATTAGGCCTAGGAGATACAGAGAGTAGGGCTCGTCCTGAAATTGTTGGAACGTTTAGCCAGGACATTCAATGGACGGtttatgaggtagcatgtggtgCCTTCCACACTGCTTTGCTTACTCGTAAAAAGAGACCAAGTGACACACTTGAGAGTATGTGTTGGACGTTTGGCCTTGGGGACAGGGGGCAACTTGGGCATGGAACCACCCGAAGTGCATTGGTTCCTGAACCTGTGAAAGAGTTACCGCAGCCTGTATACCTGGTTTCTGTTGACTGTGGATTGTTTCACACTAGTGTTGTTTCATCAGCCGGAGATGTGTGGTCATGGGGAATGGAAAAGGGTCTAGGTCTATGCCCCGATGCTAGTTTTACAGGAACAGATTCAGGTGACGCCATTTCTCCCCTAAGGATACACGGACCTAAATTTAATGATCCGGTTCAAGTATCTTGTGGAGCTGCACATACTGTTCTTGTTGCACATGATGGATACAAGCTATGGTCCTGGGGCAGGGGAAGGAGTGGAGTTCTTGGAAATGGTAAAACTGTTGACTGTTTCAGCCCAACAATCGTGCTGTGGCCACCACTGAATGAGGATTTCAAGCAAGAAGAGCTGAATCAGGATGATAAAATTGTAGATCAAAAGGGTTCTGATGGAGTCTCGGAGATGGAGAAGAAGTTATCTTTGGCCATGGAAGAGATGAAGCTCCTCCAATCAAAACTTTCCACCATGGAACGCTATGCAAGCATACTTCATGGTTCAATCTTTGGTAAACCTTTTGAAGTGCAAGATATTCCGATCTCGTTGCAGAACTCTGGCACTTTTGATATTGCAAGGGAATGGGAAAACATGTTGGAGTCATCAGATCGTAGTGGGCTTGTTAGGTTGGAATTGTTCTACCGAAACATGCTGACAGGTGTCAAGGATAAGATTTTGAAGAAACGGATCCAGGAGTTAATAAAGGAGTGCCTTCCTTCTTCAGCACAAGGAAAATAG